The sequence GTTAAATTGCTAGTACAAGAACTAAAAGTCCAAAAGTTCTAAAGCTCATGGCTTGTGAACATAGTCTTTATAAGTTAAAGCTAGGTGCAACTCCCTAACAAATTTAAAAGAGAGGAAACAGCAGAACCAGAGAACTAAAGGAAGTAGAGGGGGTAAAAAAAGAAGAGCAGAAAATGCATTTAGCATTCAACAAGAACCTGGTGAGATTCTGGAAGCCATCTAGTAAATTGTCTACTAGATGTCACATCAAAACCAATTTGCTGGTTTCTACTCTTCTTGGTTGGAGTTCCAATAGCTCCATTTATAGCCGCGTTGGCTTGCTGGATAAATGCCATTGAATCTGCTGAATGATGATATAGACGAGCTTTCCTCTCTTCACATCCTTCAAAGTTTTTGCAGTCTATGCATTTACATTTGTCGGAGCAAGGAATATTTGCCTGGAAGCACTCGCAATACTTCTTGAGACACCCAGTTCTTTTACAATTGCATCCTCTACTATGCTCTACCTAAAATTCATGAATCAAATGAATTCATTCTaccgaaaaataataaaaatttgtaaGTCAACTGAAGATGTCACAAAGACAGACAATTGCTAGCTACTAGACAGGAAAACTGTCAGAATTTAAccaaaaatctgaaaactacTTGATTTTTACCTTTGACAATTTTTCCAATGAAAAACCATATCTAACAAATTTACATATCATTTCTTAGGCAGCGATATCTCAGAAGATCAATAACAACTTTCTATTGAATATCTCTACCACAGCTTCTGCATCTGAAATCTGTTTCGTTCTATTGAATTCTTgtttgagaaaaaaatattaaattggtGGCAGCAACACAATGACTCGATCTTATTACTGTTTGCAAAACTTAAAATGCTCGCTCATCTGGAATTTTAATTTCTATCTCATAGCTATTCTTTACCAGGAAATTTTCCTCATTTTTAAAAGGTTGACAGGATTGTATacagagagaaagagaagaagaatagaCAAAGTAACACTGATAATCAATCCCTTCAAGCAGAAGGTTAATGAGAACTCAGGAACTATGATTTAACTTAAAAGGAGTCCAGACGACATCGTAGAGTCATTTGCATACCCCATAAAAGGCATCGGGTTTTCTCTCCAAAACTGCATCAATCGCTTCCTTCCTATCAGCCTCATTCTCTTTTTTATTGTGGCAATTGATGCAGTTACATCCATCACAGTATACTCCACTGGAAAAGCATTCACAATACCTGTGTTTGTCATCATCACAAGCAATCCCAAAGGTCAAAACTGGCCCAGCTACAGATTAAAAGATTCTTTATACTCAGacaataagaaaaataaaaagttcaGAGGAGCTATTCAGTTAGATAGATATACTTACAACTTCAAGCATCTTGAATTCTTACACCTGCATTGCTTCTGCTTCTTCAGAGTGCCATCATTCTGTTCAGGATTACGTTCTCGTGATTTCGGGGACTCCATCTTcctattaataaataaaaagttattgaAAGTTATACCTATGTATTCACAAGAAATCGAATTGTAAAATCGCATTCAaccttctaattttttttttgtcacaatCAAGCAACGAATATCGCATTGTAATTAGTAATACTAGCAAAGGTTAAGTCAGCTGATAAGCATTCTGATCCAAAATCAAAAAACACAAAAACCGAAGCCTTACATCAATGGTTGCAATGCACGCTTAGGCGTGGGCACTGGCTTCCCCACCGGATGAGACAACCGCGGCGCTATTAGAGGCGATTGTGCTCGCACCTCCATCTGAGGCAATTCGCGATGCGGAGACTTCGGCGGCATCACCATTTTCCGCGGCGGAAATTTCGTTTGCGCCAGCTGGCTTCGCGACGGCGACTGAGGAGAACCTGCAATTGCATGCGCGTGCTGCGAATTCCCCGCCGCCAGCCACTTAGGCTGTGACTGATCCATCGGACTCCCCTTGCCGTTAGCATTCGCCGCCGCAGACATGAAATTAACCGTGAAATCCAGCTGCCTTaccaccggcgccgccgcccCTTCTCTCTGCTCCATGCTCATTCTCTCTATtcagaattaaaaatataaataaagtcTCTTGACATCAAGCATTGAACACAAACGTTAGCGTTCGAATAGATTCCACGCTCGTCTTCAACAACCAAAAGAAgacaaaaattcaaatatttctcTCTCAAAAATCACTAATCTCCTCCTCGTATCGTCAAATTCCGCTCTCGGAGACGAATGCAGATTCGATTCTTGTGCGCGTTCCCACGAAAATTTGAAATCTTCTTCCTTTTCCGCAAAGGGAAGTTAATAGGTTTGAAATCTATGAGAAAAAATGAGGTTGGggattttttttagagagagaaagcagAGGGAGTATTTGAGTTGTGCTGTGTGCTGTGTGAGTGTGATTCTTTTCAAATCTTTGAAATTTCAATTTCTGAGAATCTACGGATAAGATGAAGCGTAGGGTTTGGATCGACGGCTGAGATTCACACGCCTCTTCTCCAGTGACTTTCCATCCAATTCCGTGCCGGTGTCAGTTTATAACATTAAACTAGATTATACTTTAATTTAATCACACATATATTTCCTTTAAATTGAATATCAGTACCATAAATCACGTTGATGGATTCTTTATTAACGCTTATATCTATAATTCATGAAATGggataattaatattttattttgagaaaaGCAAAAAACCAAAATTGGATGGAAACGGAGAGAAAGGAACCGGAGAGAGGCATTAATTTAAAGCTGAGTCAACGAGGGCAAAAGCATAGGCCAAAAGGAAATAGAATTACAAAAGTACCAGAAATTTGGCGCTAAACGAGATATAATCTGGCGCGGTATGCAATAGAATGCACCCTGACACGTGGGAGATTTTCATTGGCGGGAATTGTCCAGCGTGGTTTGAATGAGACGAAAACGATTAATTCGGTACACGAGCTTTAGCAGATGGTGGGCCGGTTGGGCCCACTGTTGTCTTCTTATGACAaggattttaaatttttaaaatttgtgaaGACTCAattgaagaattaatgatggAGTGCGACTGCCAACATCCCAAATTCCTAAATTAAAAGATTTAagaaatactccatctgtcccatcTTTTAGTATCCAGTTGAAAATGACACGAATattaataaagtgattggtgtgttgtgagtgaaataagagTTTCACATTTTATgcgagagttaaaataattaaagtgaagtaagaatcccacctacttttactaaaaatataaatggataccaaaatatGGAACGaccgaaaaagaaaaattgaatataaaagttgggacggagggagcaataataataaatataaatatttttcatttttttggtaatttatgaaaataatacaataaaaaacTCATCAAGAATTGCAGATATTTCATATCATATGGAAACGTAGGTTGAACCGAACATTTCAATATGATTCAATTTGGTTTGGAGTAAGAATTCGAACAGTGAGGTACATAGTTCAAACCTCACCGCACGCTTGATAGTTAATAGTTATTATGTGtgttataaaaaatagtaacaTTTGATAATTACTAATAATTACATTTTCAAACGTCACTATTTTTTGTGACACAAATATTAGCTATCAAGTCTCGTGTCAATAatagaaactttttttttttgtagtgtttgaTTTGCATAGTACGAACGCAAATAAATAACATGATTTTTAGTATATTGTGTTGGATGGTCTTTCAAAATGAAATGTATAAGAAAACATTTTGAATTATGTGAAAATTATAGTACTGATTTAGTATGATAATATGATGTTTACGAAAATTTAGTCTGATGAGTTGGGATTATTCAATCAAGCCCAATAAATTGGATTTATGTCAATATTATTCCAtcagtttatttttatttttattaatttacttgAAGTTAACGGGGGAATAATAAatgaagttttgatttttatataattagttCGTTCATTCGTGCGATTATGTGTGAAAAATGTGTTTGTGGAAATTTTCTGGCCTAAGTTTCTATCCTTGCTCTCAGCCCTGGTTTTTTGAcatttttactttatttattttcgtgATTTTCTCTTGGAGTCTCGAATTGGGAAT comes from Salvia miltiorrhiza cultivar Shanhuang (shh) chromosome 3, IMPLAD_Smil_shh, whole genome shotgun sequence and encodes:
- the LOC131015252 gene encoding protein tesmin/TSO1-like CXC 6, translated to MSMEQREGAAAPVVRQLDFTVNFMSAAANANGKGSPMDQSQPKWLAAGNSQHAHAIAGSPQSPSRSQLAQTKFPPRKMVMPPKSPHRELPQMEVRAQSPLIAPRLSHPVGKPVPTPKRALQPLMKMESPKSRERNPEQNDGTLKKQKQCRCKNSRCLKLYCECFSSGVYCDGCNCINCHNKKENEADRKEAIDAVLERKPDAFYGVEHSRGCNCKRTGCLKKYCECFQANIPCSDKCKCIDCKNFEGCEERKARLYHHSADSMAFIQQANAAINGAIGTPTKKSRNQQIGFDVTSSRQFTRWLPESHQEPCFTSETPYSPSFVQPSKSDPTKLGVSKSSYRSPLSGILQLQHVKDFCKLLVEVSTEAAKSLPDERKMIDGGIDVNRVETSVGHHEDSKDHQSQQNAVELPANKGNRDRTSLCESDGSDIQNGRPLSPGTLALMCDEQDATFMAANAPSTVTESNTRTQLKSESALGPNQLYVEQERLVLTRLRCFLNRLITCGSIEETRVEQEIP